The sequence ACAATTCCAATCAAAAAACATGGACGTAGAGCCAAGAGTATCTTTCGCTATGGTTTCGACCACCTGCGTCAAATACTACTGAATCTGGAGGTGTTCGCCGATGAGTTTTTCCACGTTCTGCAATTTTTGTCCTGTACTTAGGGACTGAATATGTTTAATCGGCACCCGCTCATTGTGCATCCAGATAATTGCCGTTCGCCGAAAACTGTGGGTACTGGCTCCCTCAATCCCCAACCGCCTAAAAGCTGCTCGTAAAATGGCATCGGCAGACTCCGGGCAAATATGCCCTCGCCCCCACCGTCTTGGAAATAGGTAGGGACGCGCAGCGAAGCTGATCCGGAACGGATCGCTCCGATACGCCGTCAACAATTCTCTCAACTCCGGCGACACCGGGACAGATCGCGTCTCCTGCTTTCCCTTCGTCGTGGCTCGGCGGAAGGTGATGCGATCGCGCACCCGCCCATCTGTCCCATATACATCAACAGTATGCAACGAACATGCCTCGTTTACCCGCGCAGTTGTGTAGAGGCAGATATCAAACAAGGCTCGATCACGATCAGTCGGCAACCCCTCTATGTAAGAGAGCAACGATAGGGAGGCGATCGCGTTCTTGGGTGTATTGTATCTCTCGGCGTGAAAGCTATCCAAGCTGGAAGTCTGAAACCCTTTATTTGATAAAGTTTCGGAGAATTAAGATTCGCGCCATGAATTTGAAAACACTTGAGCTCATAAATTTCTGCTTGAAAATGCTCACCATCGTCAGCCAAGATTTAACATCCTGT is a genomic window of Trichocoleus sp. containing:
- a CDS encoding IS4 family transposase, with the translated sequence TIPIKKHGRRAKSIFRYGFDHLRQILLNLEVFADEFFHVLQFLSCT
- a CDS encoding site-specific integrase — its product is MPTDRDRALFDICLYTTARVNEACSLHTVDVYGTDGRVRDRITFRRATTKGKQETRSVPVSPELRELLTAYRSDPFRISFAARPYLFPRRWGRGHICPESADAILRAAFRRLGIEGASTHSFRRTAIIWMHNERVPIKHIQSLSTGQKLQNVEKLIGEHLQIQ